The following coding sequences lie in one Pecten maximus unplaced genomic scaffold, xPecMax1.1, whole genome shotgun sequence genomic window:
- the LOC117321374 gene encoding LOW QUALITY PROTEIN: nascent polypeptide-associated complex subunit alpha, muscle-specific form-like (The sequence of the model RefSeq protein was modified relative to this genomic sequence to represent the inferred CDS: substituted 1 base at 1 genomic stop codon), with the protein MVKCVDEFTDSSLTPSMHRPHTGRRQRPPPGPPQDHDAPPQPSPATPATSDPYDPSDPTPGTPRPRRHEHRPQDPSAPSAHPSHATRPQRPTPPTSHDPTSDTSDARTPPAPATKHGPGRDPATHASDPATPRPATNRPRRRPETSDDQRPNDPATPATPPGPNGDPHPANATRPSRPQRPRAPATPGRPHGRRPSDATPATPATPTPQRRHRSDPGRDTSDPTAPATHRPQRPTGPGRRTDPSDPANARTQRPHRPQRPATHPSDPPAQRPQDASDPSDPHARTPGDPATPATAQRPSSRRPDADARPQRPQRPATRTPRPSDPTGPSDPPAPGDPATPATSDPATPGPPSPSDPTHQGPTGPSDPASQRPATQQRPATHATPATATHRDPASSDPATQRASDHAPADHRPASQRPQDQRPSGHPATPPAPATPATRQRPPTPPSDPSPSDPPAQATHDPATPPAHSDPSDQRPHRAQRPSTPPTHSGPSDPPATPATPHGPQGPDDPTGPHQRHAPPPQRPQPATPTDPRRPQRHTGPATPATQRPPAQQTPAPHRPSDAPPGDHRQRPSDPATSDPSDPSDPTGPGHPTDPRRPHRPPAQRRRAHRPAPDPSDHDQDRHDPTAQDHRPQDASDPGPSDQRPTPRTPRPRPQPTQRPTAPGPQRPTGPRRHRPTDPRDPSDPSGPDHASDPHQAPGDPTPAQRRMRPSTPGPHRPRQHPPAQRRHAHRPRTPATPRDPSDPPAQRPTRTPATQRPQRPATPPPQDPPAPGASARTPATPPTPPDPATHRPSDQRPQRPQRPHRPQERPPTQRPTGPSDPSDPATQRPQRPHRPQRPPTPPHSRDPQAHQTSDASDASAPTPHPRRQDPATPATQRPKTPAPATREPAPHTSDPTPQRRKAPPDPGDPSASASTPATSGPHDPKRHGPAAPATTPTTPGDPQRPAATSDPEHQAQRPTTQATPTGPQRTPRRARRPATPPASQDASAPATDPRAAPSRRQAPATPATPRPATRAQATPQTTPGPATPRPQRPHRPQRHPATRRHRRPNDPSDPSDPRTQAQRPHRPATPPANGDPATRPHRPQAARPNDPATPATQPPGPQRLQRPHRHPGDPPDPSEPQRPHRPQRPTTPQHHRPHSDAQRPHLPRPQLLHPSHTHSPDHSHSPATPGPSDPHPAYPPPATPTDPTVPQRQPTPATPDPATSCPRRPPAPATPAPATPATADPSTPATPATQDTPATHHPSVTQRPHRPHRRHRPTYPDTQLPHRPSTRLPRTPPAPRATGPRTPGTPATPATPATQRRTGPATPATPPAPATPPAPAKPAAPGRQATPPAAATPRPHRPQRPHGPATPAAPATPQAPASRDPTTPETPATQRPNTPATPPTPAPHRPTTPPAHXPQRPKTPHLPHLPHLPHLPHLPHLPHLPHLPHLPHPSNFHCFAISFLHENESLNLIPIHLTLSFLERSNRTVPPHDQTPSHQQVSRNIMLLMLSKCTHRIPDPFAAT; encoded by the exons ATGGTGAAATGTGTAGATGAATTCACAGACTCCTCATTAACTCCTTCTATG CACAGGCCCCATACCGGCCGACGCCAGCGACCCCCCCCAGGACCCCCCCAAGACCACGACGCCCCTCCACAACCGTCCCCAGCGACTCCAGCGACAAGCGACCCATACGACCCCAGCGACCCGACCCCAGGCACCCCACGGCCCAGACGCCACGAACACCGACCCCAGGACCCCAGCGCGCCATCAGCCCACCCCAGTCACGCCACACGGCCCCAGCGACCCACGCCCCCGACCAGCCACGACCCCACCAGCGACACCAGCGACGCCAGGACGCCACCGGCCCCAGCGACAAAGCACGGCCCAGGGAGGGACCCAGCGACGCACGCCAGCGACCCAGCGACCCCACGACCAGCGACCAACCGGCCCAGGCGACGCCCAGAGACCAGCGACGACCAGCGACCCAACGACCCAGCGACCCCAGCGACCCCACCCGGCCCCAACGGCGACCCGCACCCAGCGAACGCCACCCGACCCAGCCGACCCCAGCGACCCAGAGCACCAGCGACCCCAGGCCGGCCCCACGGCCGGCGACCCAGCGACGCGACCCCAGCGACCCCAGCGACCCCAACGCCCCAGCGACGACACCGCAGCGACCCAGGCCGCGACACCAGCGACCCCACGGCCCCAGCGACCCACCGACCCCAGCGACCCACCGGCCCAGGACGCCGCACCGACCCCAGCGACCCAGCGAACGCCAGGACCCAGCGACCCCACCGGCCCCAGCGACCCGCCACCCACCCCAGCGACCCACCGGCCCAGCGACCCCAGGACGCCAGCGACCCCAGCGACCCACACGCCAGGACGCCAGGCGACCCCGCGACCCCAGCGACGGCACAGCGACCCAGCAGCAGGCGCCCAGACGCGGACGCACGGCCCCAGCGACCCCAGCGACCAGCGACCAGGACCCCACGGCCCAGCGACCCCACCGGCCCCAGCGACCCACCGGCCCCAGGCGACCCAGCGACCCCAGCGACCAGCGACCCAGCGACCCCAGGACCACCGAGCCCCAGCGACCCCACGCACCAGGGCCCCACCGGGCCCAGCGACCCAGCGAGCCAGCGACCAGCGACCCAGCAGCGCCCAGCGACGCACGCGACCCCAGCGACAGCGACCCACCGCGACCCAGCGAGCAGCGACCCAGCGACCCAGCGAGCCAGCGACCACGCCCCAGCGGACCACCGCCCAGCGAGCCAGCGACCACAGGACCAGCGACCCAGCGGACACCCAGCGACCCCACCGGCCCCAGCGACCCCAGCGACGCGGCAGCGACCCCCGACACCGCCCAGCGACCCCAGCCCCAGCGACCCACCGGCCCAGGCGACCCACGACCCAGCGACCCCACCGGCCCACAGCGACCCCAGCGACCAGCGACCCCACCGCGCCCAGCGACCAAGCACCCCACCGACCCACAGCGGACCCAGCGACCCCCCAGCGACGCCAGCGACCCCACACGGACCCCAAGGCCCAGACGACCCCACCGGCCCGCACCAGCGCCACGCCCCACCGCCCCAGCGACCCCAGCCAGCGACCCCCACCGACCCCAGACGACCCCAGCGACACACCGGCCCAGCGACGCCAGCGACCCAGCGACCCCCGGCCCAGCAGACGCCAGCGCCCCACCGCCCCAGCGACGCACCCCCAGGCGACCACCGGCAGCGACCCAGTGACCCAGCGACCAGCGACCCCAGCGACCCCAGCGACCCCACCGGCCCAGGCCACCCCACCGACCCCAGACGACCCCACCGGCCACCGGCCCAGCGACGCAGGGCCCACCGACCCGCACCAGACCCCAGCGACCACGACCAGGACCGCCACGACCCCACGGCCCAGGACCACCGGCCCCAGGACGCCAGCGACCCAGGACCCAGCGACCAGCGACCCACACCCAGGACGCCACGGCCCAGACCCCAACCGACCCAGCGACCCACCGCCCCAGGGCCCCAGCGACCCACCGGCCCACGACGCCACCGCCCCACCGACCCCAGAGACCCCAGCGACCCAAGCGGACCCGACCACGCCAGCGACCCACACCAGGCCCCAGGCGACCCCACCCCGGCCCAGCGACGCATGCGACCCAGCACGCCAGGACCCCACCGACCCAGACAGCACCCACCGGCCCAGCGACGCCACGCCCACCGACCCAGGACCCCAGCGACCCCACGCGACCCCAGCGACCCACCGGCCCAGCGACCCACCCGGACCCCAGCGACCCAGCGGCCCCAGCGACCAGCGACCCCACCGCCCCAGGACCCACCGGCCCCAGGAGCCAGCGCCCGGACCCCAGCGACCCCACCGACCCCACCGGACCCAGCGACCCACCGGCCCAGCGACCAGCGACCCCAGCGACCCCAGCGACCCCACCGGCCCCAGGAACGACCACCGACCCAGCGACCCACCGGCCCCAGCGACCCCAGCGACCCAGCGACCCAGCGACCCCAGCGACCCCACCGGCCCCAGCGACCACCGACCCCACCCCACAGCCGCGACCCACAGGCCCACCAGACCAGCGACGCCAGCGACGCCAGCGCACCCACACCCCACCCCAGACGCCAGGACCCAGCGACCCCAGCGACCCAGCGACCCAAGACCCCAGCACCAGCGACCCGCGAGCCAGCACCCCACACCAGCGACCCCACGCCCCAGCGACGCAAGGCCCCACCGGACCCAGGCGACCCCAGCGCAAGCGCCAGCACCCCAGCGACCAGCGGACCCCACGACCCCAAGCGCCACGGCCCAGCCGCCCCAGCGACCACGCCCACGACCCCAGGCGACCCACAGCGACCCGCAGCGACCAGCGACCCCGAACACCAGGCCCAGCGACCCACGACCCAAGCGACGCCAACCGGCCCACAGCGAACCCCACGACGCGCCAGGCGCCCAGCGACACCCCCAGCGAGCCAGGACGCCAGCGCCCCAGCGACAGACCCCCGAGCAGCACCCAGCAGACGCCAGGCGCCAGCGACCCCAGCGACCCCGCGACCAGCGACCAGGGCCCAAGCGACCCCCCAGACGACCCCAGGACCAGCGACCCCACGACCCCAGCGACCCCACCGGCCCCAGCGACACCCAGCGACGCGACGCCACAGGAGACCCAACGACCCCAGCGACCCCAGCGACCCCAGGACCCAGGCCCAGCGACCCCACCGCCCAGCGACCCCACCGGCCAACGGAGACCCAGCGACCAGGCCCCACCGGCCCCAGGCGGCACGGCCCAACGACCCAGCGACCCCAGCGACCCAGCCACCAGGACCCCAGCGACTCCAGCGACCCCACCGGCACCCAGGCGACCCACCGGACCCCAGCGAGCCCCAGCGACCCCACCGGCCCCAGCGACCCACGACGCCCCAGCACCACCGGCCCCATAGCGACGCCCAGCGACCCCATCTACCACGACCCCAGCTACTCCACCCCAGCCACACCCACTCCCCAGACCACTCCCACTCACCAGCGACCCCCGGCCCCAGCGACCCACACCCAGCGTACCCACCTCCAGCGACACCCACCGACCCCACCGTACCCCAGCGACAACCGACCCCAGCGACCCCCGACCCAGCGACCAGCTGCCCCAGGCGACCACCGGCCCCAGCGACGCCAGCACCAGCGACCCCAGCGACAGCAGACCCCAGCACCCCAGCGACGCCAGCGACCCAAGACACTCCAGCGACCCACCACCCCAGTGTGACCCAGCGACCCCACCGGCCCCATCGACGCCACCGGCCCACCTACCCAGATACCCAACTACCCCATCGACCATCGACCCGCCTACCCAGGACCCCACCGGCCCCACGAGCCACCGGCCCAAGGACGCCAGGGACCCCAGCGACCCCAGCGACGCCAGCGACCCAGCGACGCACCGGCCCAGCGACGCCAGCGACCCCACCGGCCCCAGCGACCCCACCGGCCCCAGCGAAGCCAGCGGCCCCAGGACGCCAGGCGACCCCACCGGCCGCAGCGACGCCACGGCCCCACCGACCCCAGAGACCCCACGGCCCAGCGACGCCAGCGGCCCCAGCGACCCCACAGGCCCCAGCGAGCCGCGACCCCACGACCCCAGAGACCCCAGCGACCCAGCGACCCAACACCCCAGCGACCCCACCGACCCCAGCACCCCACCGGCCCACGACGCCACCGGCCCACTGACCCCAGAGACCCAAGACACCCCACCTACCCCATCTACCCCACCTACCCCATCTACCCCACCTTCCCCATCTACCCCATCTACCCCATCTACCCCATCTACCCCATCCGTCGAATTTCCATTGTTTTGCCATATCTTTCTTGCATGAAAACGAGTCGTTGAATCTCATTCCAATCCACCTCACACTTTCGTTCCTGGAACGCAGCAATCGAa CGGTGCCGCCTCATGACCAGACCCCAAGTCACCAACAAGTCTCCAGGAACATCATGCTTCTCATGCTGTCCAAGTGCACCCACAGGATACCAGACCCGTTCGCTGCTACTTAA